One window of Chryseobacterium sp. JJR-5R genomic DNA carries:
- a CDS encoding TIGR02594 family protein — MANKGFIIVEGAAAYCSSSVTNNSKGTAVPMEVKSQKKKLGKNKYFAQSKPVATYLDDKAESFGGGNGFGSCKGSDGKTYPCKGKCSLKYKDYYENVEFNKSMKVLLDVSTATCPGYGVPGNIAFATTGQANNVSQIDVKEADEFSVANTSPQWESSGPSSAATSVNSVSMTLPVPAAKPTGTYYYVQQRENPFAPFLNSFSADNIILNAQFKGDATKIIWALFKGEDITDKVKTFIGLGSVFNQSLSKTFDSLPEGKYRLEAYGKRAGDKNCALIIEVVKDFVKKIVIPGASTLVNIPIPVSVEYKMNTNADRMKILTGNTFMPLANTAHWRIKQGTTVLYNSHSGTSSPHLVSVFRAGGTATFTFKNAGKYTVEAFTDPNDPKPESVEIKIENALGIMGVSGEAGLLRSVDMLKVQASKFNVAYLPAVGKTVHWYLKKEGKGRIAAFESSSSFKTAVLNKRADAFLSQDARLSTGDYLGKYVLEAYANPLGAEKQPAFTGSDTFHFEIIKNSIDKFTLPAGSIPKGTKVKYTATARIAALAGNEAIKTEIPQGVTDNGDGILTFSELGEFTVSAYLTGDSTDNKKIETKIKVSQPAVKRALWAYGTGVKRAETGFGEDTYGFLEIDGLQNQNLKVKIWVKGEGDDFYKEKDKYMLEEKSITLNNEGKASFLINTSEEYKKKLDAAIPKTAENPTPRYRLVFTVELQAGTSTDVVLPAGISIEGTRPVSIDAGTTYLEVLDSNEELSITSEQKIVSIMFSTENGKDIQRQQTFYGKTHKIWIHTVNMTEETLKIDVFKEVPKEGLNEKDHIVYTHESKESYKEEKAGKDGLLEVSFTAKEEWKNPPKNFDYYIAQVSRQLKDPADPNKKIWKAEKIQVTVNNTLPADLVRTEDMEKLGIRARKKDGTPFTQDEMLELRKQFIFYEAGCLKVSQKETPEAIDNDVMPVVVEMAEVRKQKTCYCNRDFTETEMEDLIKTMTGGTEIWKGIKEKCDITDKTIKSLTAEVNMMFKGNGINRCMQKISFLANVSEETGFFVQSKEEESNNLSSKSKYKGRGILQITGIDDGTGLYNLPGPYKSYGKARYADENKFLNDNADLISKNLHLTVDVGGWIFNYKEVPSWELNPQKTYSQELKETLAWKRSYFSKGLGKNLNQLGLLMEQEEEKYFFLQGKILNGYSPSHRLERPPNGWAGRKKALEKLKTWFKYDLKVCDGEEVAMPNLEGRAPWMELVWKEEAKNLVETGSNKEIQKFFNGTPYESQMKNGTKNETDIAWCAAFINWIMKHYGYEGVTTDKGYDAVRALKWATWAEGKDLRKPVYGAIAVKTRSGGGHVGFVAGKKGDKVVILGGNQSQKLYCVSYNTSDYFAYLIPKNYEITEADYNLPEYKGNPGAKGSEQ; from the coding sequence ATGGCGAATAAAGGATTTATCATTGTAGAAGGAGCTGCCGCATACTGCAGCAGTTCCGTAACCAATAATTCCAAAGGAACCGCTGTTCCGATGGAAGTAAAAAGCCAGAAAAAAAAGCTCGGCAAAAACAAATACTTCGCCCAAAGCAAGCCTGTGGCTACCTACCTGGATGATAAGGCTGAAAGCTTTGGCGGAGGAAACGGATTTGGCAGCTGCAAAGGCTCAGACGGTAAAACATATCCCTGCAAAGGAAAATGCAGCCTTAAGTATAAGGATTATTACGAAAATGTCGAGTTCAATAAAAGCATGAAAGTCCTGCTGGATGTTTCTACAGCTACCTGCCCGGGATATGGTGTTCCCGGAAATATTGCATTTGCGACCACCGGACAGGCCAACAACGTTTCGCAGATTGATGTAAAGGAAGCAGATGAATTTTCTGTAGCCAATACTTCGCCGCAATGGGAATCATCAGGCCCATCTTCCGCTGCAACATCCGTGAACAGTGTTTCAATGACACTTCCGGTTCCTGCTGCAAAACCAACCGGGACCTATTACTATGTCCAGCAGCGTGAAAATCCTTTTGCTCCTTTCTTAAATTCGTTTTCCGCGGACAATATTATCCTCAATGCACAGTTTAAGGGCGATGCCACAAAAATCATATGGGCCCTTTTCAAAGGAGAAGATATCACAGACAAAGTAAAAACTTTTATTGGTCTGGGAAGTGTTTTCAATCAATCTTTAAGCAAGACTTTTGACAGCCTTCCGGAAGGAAAATACAGGCTTGAAGCTTACGGAAAAAGAGCCGGTGATAAAAACTGTGCGCTTATTATTGAAGTCGTAAAAGATTTCGTTAAAAAAATTGTTATTCCGGGAGCTTCTACCCTCGTCAATATCCCGATTCCCGTATCCGTAGAATACAAGATGAATACCAATGCTGACCGGATGAAAATCCTGACCGGAAATACATTTATGCCTCTGGCCAATACAGCGCACTGGCGGATAAAACAAGGTACTACGGTACTGTATAACAGTCATTCAGGCACCTCCTCGCCTCACCTTGTCAGTGTCTTCAGAGCCGGAGGGACAGCAACCTTCACTTTTAAGAATGCCGGAAAATATACCGTAGAAGCCTTTACAGATCCCAATGATCCCAAACCGGAATCTGTGGAAATCAAAATTGAGAATGCATTAGGCATAATGGGCGTCAGCGGAGAAGCCGGGCTGCTCCGATCTGTGGACATGCTTAAAGTACAGGCTTCCAAATTCAACGTAGCTTATCTTCCGGCCGTGGGGAAGACAGTCCACTGGTACCTTAAAAAAGAAGGAAAAGGAAGAATCGCGGCGTTTGAAAGTTCATCCTCTTTTAAAACTGCAGTACTCAACAAAAGAGCCGATGCCTTTCTCAGCCAGGATGCCCGGCTTTCTACCGGAGACTATCTGGGGAAATATGTTCTGGAAGCCTATGCCAATCCTCTTGGAGCAGAAAAGCAGCCTGCGTTTACCGGATCTGACACCTTCCACTTTGAGATTATTAAAAATTCCATTGATAAATTTACACTTCCGGCAGGAAGCATTCCTAAAGGAACAAAAGTAAAATATACAGCCACTGCGAGAATTGCGGCACTGGCAGGAAACGAAGCCATAAAAACAGAAATTCCGCAAGGCGTTACCGACAATGGAGACGGAATCCTTACCTTCAGTGAACTTGGAGAATTTACCGTTTCCGCTTATTTAACAGGTGACAGTACGGATAATAAAAAAATTGAAACCAAAATAAAAGTTTCCCAACCTGCCGTAAAAAGAGCACTTTGGGCTTATGGAACCGGTGTAAAACGCGCAGAAACCGGTTTTGGGGAAGATACGTACGGCTTTCTGGAAATTGACGGGCTTCAGAATCAAAATCTGAAAGTAAAAATCTGGGTAAAAGGAGAAGGCGATGATTTCTACAAAGAAAAAGATAAATATATGCTGGAGGAAAAAAGCATTACGCTTAATAACGAAGGCAAAGCTTCTTTCCTGATCAATACCAGTGAAGAGTATAAGAAAAAACTGGATGCTGCCATTCCCAAAACGGCAGAAAATCCTACACCCCGATACCGGTTGGTATTTACTGTAGAACTGCAGGCAGGTACCTCAACAGATGTTGTGCTTCCGGCGGGCATTTCAATCGAAGGGACACGTCCGGTGTCTATAGACGCGGGTACCACTTATCTTGAAGTCCTGGATTCTAATGAGGAACTTTCCATCACTTCTGAGCAGAAAATTGTTTCCATTATGTTTTCTACAGAGAACGGAAAAGACATACAGCGCCAACAGACTTTTTATGGGAAAACCCATAAAATCTGGATACACACCGTTAATATGACCGAAGAAACATTAAAGATTGATGTTTTTAAAGAAGTTCCCAAAGAAGGCCTTAACGAAAAAGACCATATTGTCTACACCCATGAAAGCAAAGAGTCCTACAAGGAAGAAAAAGCGGGTAAAGACGGACTGTTGGAAGTTTCATTCACCGCCAAAGAAGAATGGAAAAACCCACCCAAAAACTTCGATTATTATATTGCACAGGTTTCAAGGCAACTGAAAGATCCCGCTGATCCCAATAAAAAGATCTGGAAAGCTGAAAAAATCCAGGTCACCGTGAACAATACTCTTCCGGCTGATCTGGTGCGGACTGAAGATATGGAAAAACTGGGAATCAGGGCCCGTAAAAAAGACGGAACTCCTTTTACACAGGATGAAATGCTGGAACTCAGAAAACAGTTTATCTTCTATGAAGCCGGCTGCTTGAAGGTTTCCCAGAAAGAAACCCCGGAAGCTATTGATAATGATGTGATGCCGGTAGTAGTGGAAATGGCGGAGGTGAGAAAGCAGAAGACCTGTTATTGCAACAGAGATTTTACTGAAACGGAAATGGAAGATCTTATTAAAACAATGACGGGCGGCACTGAAATATGGAAAGGAATTAAAGAAAAGTGTGACATCACGGATAAAACAATTAAAAGTTTAACTGCAGAGGTGAATATGATGTTTAAGGGTAACGGAATTAACCGATGTATGCAAAAAATTTCCTTTTTGGCCAATGTTTCAGAAGAAACAGGTTTTTTTGTACAAAGCAAAGAGGAGGAAAGTAATAATCTATCAAGCAAAAGCAAATACAAAGGTCGTGGCATTTTGCAGATAACAGGCATTGATGACGGAACGGGTCTTTATAACCTTCCCGGGCCTTATAAAAGCTATGGAAAAGCCAGATATGCAGATGAAAATAAATTTCTTAATGACAATGCAGACCTTATCTCCAAAAACCTACACCTTACTGTAGATGTAGGAGGATGGATATTCAACTATAAAGAAGTACCTTCATGGGAACTTAACCCTCAAAAGACATATTCTCAAGAACTTAAAGAAACCTTAGCATGGAAACGCAGTTACTTCAGTAAGGGTCTTGGAAAAAATCTTAATCAACTGGGATTATTGATGGAACAGGAAGAAGAGAAATATTTTTTTCTGCAGGGAAAAATATTGAACGGATACTCTCCCTCCCACAGGCTTGAGAGACCACCTAATGGATGGGCAGGGCGCAAGAAAGCTTTAGAAAAACTAAAAACATGGTTTAAGTATGATCTAAAAGTTTGTGATGGAGAAGAGGTTGCCATGCCAAATCTTGAAGGAAGAGCTCCATGGATGGAACTGGTATGGAAAGAAGAGGCAAAAAATCTGGTAGAAACTGGCAGTAATAAGGAAATTCAAAAATTCTTTAATGGCACACCCTATGAAAGCCAGATGAAAAACGGCACAAAAAATGAGACAGATATCGCATGGTGTGCAGCATTCATAAACTGGATCATGAAACATTACGGATATGAAGGAGTTACCACAGATAAAGGATACGATGCCGTACGGGCTTTAAAATGGGCTACCTGGGCGGAAGGAAAAGATTTAAGGAAGCCTGTATACGGAGCTATTGCTGTTAAAACAAGATCCGGAGGAGGCCATGTAGGATTTGTAGCAGGCAAAAAAGGAGATAAAGTCGTTATATTAGGAGGAAATCAATCACAAAAACTGTATTGCGTGTCTTATAATACTTCTGACTATTTTGCTTATTTAATCCCTAAAAATTATGAAATTACGGAGGCAGATTATAACCTGCCGGAATATAAAGGAAATCCGGGGGCAAAAGGATCTGAACAATAA
- the rocD gene encoding ornithine--oxo-acid transaminase, giving the protein MSAVELTEKNSPYFIDLEDKHGAHNYHPLPVVLDKGEGVFVWDVEGKKYYDFLSAYSAVNQGHSHPKIVEALVNQAKKLALTSRAFYNSNLGEYEQKITALFGFDKVLPMNSGAEAVETAVKLARKWSYEIKGIPENAAKIIVCENNFHGRTTTIVSFSNDPDANQNYGPFTPGFIKIPYNDIAALEEILNREAGNIAAFLVEPIQGEAGVYVPDEGFLKNASEICKKHNVLFIADEVQTGIARTGKLIACHHEDVQPDILILGKALSGGMYPVSAVLANNEIMNVIKPGQHGSTFGGNPIACAVAIAALDVVKEENLSERAEELGRLFRFEIEKIIGKSSLITKVRGKGLLNAILINDTPESSTAWNLCLQLKENGLLAKPTHGNIIRLAPPLVITEEQLMECVGIIEKTILSYR; this is encoded by the coding sequence ATGTCAGCAGTAGAATTAACAGAAAAAAACTCACCGTATTTCATTGATCTTGAAGATAAGCATGGCGCCCATAATTACCACCCTCTTCCCGTAGTTTTAGATAAAGGAGAAGGTGTTTTTGTATGGGATGTGGAAGGCAAGAAGTATTATGATTTTCTTTCAGCATATTCTGCGGTAAACCAGGGGCATTCCCATCCTAAGATTGTAGAAGCACTGGTAAACCAGGCTAAGAAATTAGCTTTGACATCAAGAGCATTTTATAATTCAAATCTGGGAGAATACGAACAGAAGATCACTGCCTTGTTCGGTTTTGATAAAGTCCTGCCTATGAATTCCGGAGCAGAAGCCGTAGAAACGGCCGTAAAATTAGCCCGGAAATGGAGCTATGAAATCAAGGGAATTCCGGAAAATGCAGCAAAAATTATTGTCTGTGAAAATAATTTCCACGGAAGGACCACAACAATTGTTTCATTTTCCAACGATCCGGATGCAAACCAGAATTACGGGCCTTTCACGCCGGGTTTTATTAAAATTCCCTACAATGACATTGCAGCCTTAGAAGAAATTTTAAACAGGGAAGCCGGAAATATTGCCGCCTTTTTAGTGGAGCCTATCCAGGGTGAAGCAGGGGTGTATGTTCCGGATGAAGGTTTCCTGAAAAATGCTTCGGAAATCTGTAAAAAACATAATGTCCTGTTCATTGCGGATGAGGTGCAGACGGGAATTGCAAGGACGGGAAAATTAATTGCCTGTCATCACGAAGATGTTCAGCCGGACATCCTCATCTTAGGGAAAGCCCTTTCGGGAGGAATGTATCCTGTTTCAGCGGTTTTGGCCAACAATGAAATCATGAATGTCATCAAACCCGGGCAGCACGGTTCAACTTTTGGGGGCAATCCGATTGCCTGTGCCGTGGCTATTGCTGCATTGGATGTTGTAAAAGAAGAAAACCTCTCTGAAAGAGCTGAGGAATTAGGCCGGCTGTTCAGATTTGAGATTGAAAAAATTATAGGGAAAAGCTCCCTGATTACCAAAGTGAGGGGAAAAGGCCTGTTAAATGCCATTCTGATCAATGATACCCCGGAAAGCTCCACGGCATGGAACCTTTGCCTTCAATTAAAGGAAAACGGCCTTCTGGCCAAACCTACCCACGGAAATATTATCAGGTTGGCACCGCCGCTGGTTATTACGGAAGAACAGCTGATGGAATGTGTAGGAATTATTGAGAAAACCATTTTATCATACCGGTAA
- a CDS encoding glycosyltransferase family 2 protein — translation MGLSLVVITYNEEDNIVRLLDAVKNEADEIIIVDSFSTDRTKEICMQHYPEVSFFEKKFNGYGEQKNYALSLCSEEWILFLDADEVPDEALKQSIQNIVLSENTEFDVYKAKFINHLGIHLIKFGGWGNVCRERLFKKGCAKYSDDKVHEFLITDKRAGILEGKLDHYTYKSIYHHVTKINKYSDMMAEKMFERGKKINRFKIIVSPVFEFLKVFIFKLGFLDGFAGFYVAKTMSYYTFLKYIKLRERIRLTELGKKTS, via the coding sequence ATGGGACTGTCACTTGTGGTTATCACCTATAACGAGGAAGATAACATTGTAAGACTGCTGGACGCTGTTAAAAATGAAGCAGATGAAATTATTATCGTAGACAGTTTTTCAACAGACAGGACAAAAGAAATATGCATGCAGCATTATCCTGAAGTGAGTTTTTTTGAGAAAAAATTCAACGGATACGGCGAACAGAAAAATTATGCACTCAGTTTGTGCTCAGAAGAATGGATTCTCTTTTTAGATGCAGATGAAGTACCGGATGAAGCATTAAAACAGTCAATACAGAACATTGTGCTTTCTGAGAACACTGAATTTGACGTGTATAAAGCCAAGTTCATCAACCATCTCGGTATCCATCTTATAAAATTCGGGGGCTGGGGAAACGTCTGCAGGGAAAGGCTTTTTAAAAAAGGCTGCGCAAAATACTCTGATGATAAGGTACATGAATTTTTAATTACTGATAAAAGAGCAGGAATTTTAGAGGGGAAGCTGGATCATTATACCTATAAAAGTATTTACCACCATGTGACAAAAATCAATAAATACTCTGATATGATGGCTGAAAAGATGTTCGAAAGGGGGAAAAAAATCAACAGGTTCAAGATTATTGTAAGTCCGGTTTTTGAATTTTTAAAAGTCTTCATCTTTAAGCTCGGCTTCTTGGATGGCTTTGCCGGTTTTTATGTAGCTAAAACAATGTCTTATTACACTTTTCTGAAATATATAAAACTCCGTGAAAGAATAAGGCTGACAGAACTCGGAAAAAAAACATCGTGA
- a CDS encoding polysaccharide deacetylase family protein — translation MLFYLILSAFLFFILYFRMYLFLFPKNRLVILMYHQIEKESREDLTVSLKNIEEQFKYLSTKKYTSKFFSDIHTLTPKSIIITFDDGYKNNYTYLPELLKKYNLKATIFIPTEFIRAGYKDNEMMTFKDIRNLDKNYFEIALHSHSHQNFRNSTADFIAHDLKENMQILDREGITYSKVLAYPYGKYTKGNPEKSVIFSVFKKLGITYAVRIGNKVNYFPSQSPYELCRIDIKGKDSLIHFKLKLIFGRLKLF, via the coding sequence ATGCTATTTTATCTTATCCTGTCCGCGTTCCTCTTCTTCATTCTTTATTTCCGGATGTATCTCTTTCTTTTCCCCAAAAACCGGCTGGTCATTTTAATGTACCACCAGATCGAGAAAGAAAGCCGGGAAGACCTTACGGTAAGCCTGAAAAATATTGAAGAACAATTTAAATATTTAAGTACTAAAAAGTATACATCTAAGTTTTTCAGTGACATACACACTCTTACGCCGAAGAGCATCATCATTACCTTCGATGACGGGTATAAAAACAACTATACTTATTTACCTGAATTATTAAAAAAATACAACTTAAAGGCAACTATTTTTATTCCCACAGAATTTATCCGGGCAGGATATAAGGATAATGAAATGATGACTTTTAAAGACATCCGGAATTTAGATAAAAATTATTTTGAAATTGCGCTTCACAGCCATTCCCATCAGAATTTCAGAAACAGTACGGCAGATTTCATAGCACATGATCTTAAGGAAAATATGCAGATCCTGGATCGCGAAGGCATCACTTACTCCAAAGTCCTTGCGTATCCCTATGGGAAATACACGAAGGGAAACCCGGAAAAATCTGTCATATTTTCCGTTTTTAAAAAGCTGGGCATCACCTATGCCGTCAGAATTGGCAACAAGGTTAACTATTTCCCTTCACAAAGCCCCTATGAATTATGCAGGATTGATATAAAGGGCAAAGATTCATTGATCCATTTCAAATTAAAACTTATCTTTGGGAGATTAAAACTGTTTTAG
- a CDS encoding glycosyltransferase family 2 protein yields MTEKVVMDVSALIITYNEEKNIQEVLECFDFCSEIIVVDSFSTDKTIEIAENFPNTKIIQNTFEDFTMQRNIALDAAKNDWVLFLDGDERITPVLRKEIIEELNKVKVEQKDAYYFYRKFYFGKKPVHYSGTQTDKNIRLFRKSKARYAEGKKVHETLEINGSIGHLKNKLLHFSVSDYQSYKEKMIHYGILKGQEMAAKGKKFSLLTQYAKTAFKFFKAYILRLGILDGKEGYQLSYLQSLSVFETYESLKKEQKPTG; encoded by the coding sequence ATGACAGAAAAAGTTGTGATGGACGTAAGTGCACTGATCATAACATATAATGAAGAAAAAAATATCCAGGAGGTACTTGAATGTTTCGATTTCTGCAGTGAAATTATTGTAGTGGACTCATTCAGCACTGACAAAACCATAGAAATTGCAGAAAATTTCCCGAATACGAAAATAATTCAGAATACATTTGAGGATTTTACAATGCAGAGAAATATAGCATTGGATGCTGCAAAAAATGATTGGGTTTTATTCCTTGATGGAGACGAACGTATTACGCCTGTCCTGAGAAAAGAAATTATAGAAGAGCTGAATAAGGTTAAAGTAGAACAGAAAGATGCCTATTATTTTTACAGGAAATTTTATTTTGGTAAAAAGCCGGTTCATTATTCAGGAACACAGACTGATAAAAACATAAGGCTTTTCAGAAAATCCAAAGCGAGATATGCAGAAGGAAAAAAGGTTCACGAAACACTGGAAATTAACGGAAGCATTGGTCACTTAAAAAATAAACTTCTCCATTTTTCCGTTAGTGATTATCAGTCTTACAAAGAAAAAATGATTCATTACGGAATATTGAAAGGCCAGGAGATGGCTGCAAAAGGAAAAAAGTTCAGCCTTTTGACCCAATATGCTAAGACCGCTTTTAAATTCTTTAAGGCATATATTCTGCGCTTGGGGATTTTAGACGGAAAAGAAGGCTATCAGCTTTCTTACCTGCAGTCGCTAAGCGTGTTTGAAACCTATGAATCATTAAAAAAAGAGCAAAAACCAACTGGATGA